The nucleotide sequence TGCGCTCTGTAAATAGTCTTGATAGAAAGGTAAAAAATCCATAGATAATGATAAAAGATTATGACGGAGAATAAGCCTTTTTATCATTTTGAGGGGTATAATTGCTGTTCGTTTCTAACAATTAGACATTTTCTCGTCTAGATAGACTATTTGTACTGTTTTACTTTGGGGCTAAATCTATTTTTTTAGGTAATCGCTGATCTCTAAATCCCTCACAGTGAGCCTTCTCAAGCTCTTGTCACCCCGTCAATTCGATGAGTCAATGTGCCGAAATATTCAACACACATATTGACTAGGTGACTCCTGGAGTTACCTTTTCTTTTTTTAGTCCGCAGCAGTAGCTGTTTTCTATAAGAATTATCGACGTTGCTGCGGATGCCTCAAAGCCTGATATAGTCAAGGATTAAGTCTTGTCTAACATTACAGTATCTTAGCCGAAGGGGCAGGGAAGATAGGTATCGCTGCAAGTTCGCTGCCTAATTGCTATCTACAACTGTAGAACCTCTAAACTCAACGAAAAGTTAAAGTATAAGTAGAGAATTGCTCACCTAGATCTTCTTCAAAGAAATATTCAGTGTAATATTCACCGTAAGGTGATGCACTGTTCGGACGCATAGCACAATTACAAATTTCAACAGGAATATCCCCACCCCAATACTTACCTTGATCATTCTCAGCATAAAAAAGAATGTAACGGTTTTCAGTGGCGGCTACAGGAACAACAGATCTTGAAGGCACTTCAATCCATCCTTCAGTTGTCCAGCCATAATCCCCCAAGTAATGAACAACTACCCAAAGCGGTTCGTTGGTGTTATTTCTAACCCAAACCTCATTAAATTCAGGATAGCGCTCTCGGTAGGTGGATGTTGAGGATCTACCTAAATTTTCCTCAAGGGTTGCTCTTATTCGCAACATTCTCACAAAAGTGGGAATCACCCTGACCGCGGCTCGATAAGGATTAGCATAAACTGGCAGAGCTGAACTAGCCAGAAGGAAAAGCATTCCAAAAAGTGTCACACAACGAGCTATTAATCGAGTTCTCACCTTTTTATCCTCTTTCTAGAGGTTTTCTAGACTCTACCTTTACGATAACGTGAGCGCCCAACGAATTTGGATTCGTTATGTCTGAAAGAAACAGGGCAGAAAATTCTAGCTCAATACAGAAATTCTGGAGACAAGCCCTAGCTGCCGAGAAGTTAGCATTAGCAACCTTAAACATCTTGTATGGCTTTTTCAATTGATTCCCGAATAAACTTTTGATAGCCGATTCCGCGCTCACCAGAAGCTTTCTTGACTGCCTCGAGTAAGTCTTTTGAGAGCCTTAAGCTGATGGTTGCATCTTTGGGAGCAAACTCAAAAGTAGTCGGTGTAAAGTTTTTCTGGAAATTCTCTGGAGTGAGATACTCTGTTAAGTCTTCTGCAAGCAACTTTTCGACATCTTGGTCATTGGTCATTTTGGGGAGAGATTTGCTCATATTGTTGTGCCTCCTTCTCGTGCATATAACGAGCTGATATTGGGCGAATAAGATTGTTGCGTAGGGTAAAAGCTACAAACAAGGGTCTCCCAGATGGCAATCGACCTACTGCCAAGAATCGGTCTTCGTCTTGGGAGTGTTTGATATCGGGAGCTACATATATCTGTGTCTGAAAGAATCCCTCTATCTCCTCTAGGGTAACACCGTGCTTCTGGCACTTGGTCTCATTTCCTTCCTCCCAATCAAACCCTTCAACAGCAATGCTCATAGTATAATACTATCAAATTGTATATACAAACGTCAATACAAAAGAGATTTTACTGAATTTTCCACATTATCTCATGACCTGCCCAGAGGGGAACGATTCCAGAGTTATTGAGTGAGATTTCATCAGGAATACGCTAGGTCGATTTGACCAGGGTTATCTGTTCGGTATTGCGTGGGAGTCGGTAAAAATCTAGCCCATAGAAGCTGGCAAAAGCTTCAAGCTTATCGAGAGCATCAGCACGCTCAAACGCTTCTACATATAACGCGCTTGGCGTGTAGAGCCGAATAGCATCCTGCACAGCCACAGGAACTTTCTTTATTATTGCGAGTATGGGGAGCGCTATCAGTACCCAGAAAAAACTTAGGATTACCTGATGTAGTTGCTTGGACAATAGCCTGACGATGCTCTTCCCCTTTCAATGCGGTTTTTCCATGCTTGAAGTTTGGCACGAAGGTCTTCCTGACCTGGTTTGGGGGGCATCGAGGCTATCTTGGCAAATCGTTCCCGATTGCGTTCTTCCCAATATTGACGAATTTCTGCTGCTGTTTGCAGACATTCTTGGTATTCTGCTTCAACTTCAGTACGATGAGTTTCAATGTAGGCTAAAGCTGAACAAATTTGCTTATTGTTGAGACCGAGTTTTTCACGGATTAACTTTGGTGGATACTGAGCTTTCAGGTAATCCATTACATCATAAAGAGTGATGCGTGTACCTGTAATCGTTAGTCCACGCTCAGTACGAATAATTGAGGATTGCTCATTCAATGCTGAAATCATAGCTGTTTCTCCGCCCAACTTAATTTTATATTATCTCAAAATTAGCTAAACGCCGAGAAGCCCCTCGCTGTACAAAGTCAGCGTCGGGTAGTTTACTTTTTGTACAGTCTTCTGTGTTTTGTTCTTCCAATGCTAAAATTGGAAAGATGTCGCAGGAGTCAGAGTAATGGCAGTAACAGGAAGAAAAACACAACGTCGAAGCAGGACAAAGAAATCAGAGGAGCAATTAGAGAAAGAGCAAACTACGACCCAAGACGCGATCGATGTAACCGCTCAAAGTGATGTAGCGACATCGCCTGATTCCGCTGATTCCAAGCAAGAAAACGATAAAGAAACGACAAAATCAACAGATACAGTAGCAAGGGTTGAGACACTTAAACCAGATCAAGTAGATTCTATAGAAGACCGAGAAGAACAAATAGCAAAACGGGCAGAATTAGAGAATATCGTCATAGAACACTCTCAGAGTTTTACTATCATTGGAAAAGCTTTGCGAGAAATCCAAGAAAAGAAACTTCATCAAATTGAAGATCCTAATAAGAGATGGGATGTTTATGTCGACGAAACATTCGGTATTGTAAAATCTAGAGCCTATCAACTTATTGCAGGGACTGTTCTTTATGAAGTTCTCGAAGATAACTTAAAAGGAGACTATTCACTCCCCAAATCCGATACTCAACTTCGTCCTTTATACTCCCTTGTCAAAGGATGGAGAAAGGCAACAGCGAAAAACGATGTAGAAGAAAAAGAAAGGATAGAGCAGTTAATTGTTAAGCATTATAAAGACTCAATAGATGTAGCTAATCAAGAAGGAAAAGAACTAACAGAGAGTATTGTTAGAGAGGTGGTTCGCGCGTCCCAACAAAAAGAAGTTCAAGCCAGAAGCTTTTCAACTGAAGATATAGGGGCGGTGGTCGAGATAACTAAAGTAGAAGGGAATGATAACCTACGTGGCCAGAAAGGGAATTACGGAATTATTACAGGCGTAAACAACTTCAGTGTGTCTATTGAAACAGCTATAGGAGAATACGACACCATCCCTCAACAATGCGTAAGAAAAATGCCCGCAGATAAAGTATATCAACAAGAAACCAACGAAAAGATTAAGTCTCATATATCGAGACTTAAAACCATATACGATGCTATTCAGAGCAGTGAAGACAAAGACAAAAGACTCGCTAACTATATTGTGGGAATGACTGCTTCCTATCAAGGAACCAAGAAAACAGAATTAAACCATAAGCTACTCAAAACTATCGAGGACTATTTTGAGATCAAAGATGATCCGCAGCAACCTCAATAATTTATAACGAAAATAGTCGTTGCTGCGGATATCTCAAAGACTTGCTGTAAGCCGATTTCAGGCTATTTGTTACTCGTTTATCTCAGACGCTAGCGCGGAAAAGAGGATTATCTGCTAGCGCAGGTATGAACTGAAACTTCCCCCCACCTCGTTTGTATAAAAGGTAGTCTTGTTGGATTGCCTTTTTTTTTTAGATCCGCAGCAGTAGCTGTTTTCTATAAGAAATATAGGTGTTGCTGCGGGTGATTCAAAGACTCGTCACTAGGGGGTTACAAGGCGATAGGCGGTGGCTTTACCTCGACCTTCTTTTCGCAGGATATTCTGAGAGATCGAGGTGCTTCTGGTTCCAAGCCATGTCCGTATTGTAGTCGTATTATAGCCGAAAGGATAGCGCAAAAGAGGGTTAGCTGCTAGCGCAGGGTTTGACTGAAAGCCCCAATTGGCTTTGCAGAACTGCGTTCATAGCTGACCTCGATAGGAACCTCTTTATGAGGTTTCTATTTTTTCTATAAACTCGACACGTAAACTAACCCTAGTTCTAGCTACGGTTTTTTAAATAATTAGCTAGAACTAGAGTAGTAACGAGATAGGCTAGCGCCAGTATGGTTGAACTGAGCATAGCGAGGAACCAACCATGCAATCATTAGAAATTTTACTCGATTTATTAGCCATCATTTTTGTTTTATACGCCACCTACGGGCATAGAAACGGAGATAATTTAGTGTTAGCGGGCGATATCAGTAGCCTTGAATTGATGACACAGATCGCCTTTGGGTCAGGTCAAACTCAAGAAGAAGAGGACGATTTGCCCCCTTGGGATGTCGATGAATTAATCGATAGTCTCACGCAGGTTGAGCCAGAGCCTTCTACGAATACTCTTGATGAAACCACTGAGGGTACACAGAGTCCTGAACTCAAAGTGCCCGAAGAGGGTCTGATTCCCTTCGATGTCGATGAACCCGATATCCCCAGTCGCAACGAGGTATTCAACGACTACCCTGATTTCGATGTTACTCAGATTACCGCAAAGAAAGCCTGGAAAGCAGCCAAGGCGCTAGGATTACCTTACAAGAATCCAGACAAAAGCCGCATCAAGGTAACTGTTCTAAGACAAAACATCGAAGCGTATCTTAGAGAAAATCCTAGTCAATTTTCCGATGTCCTCCCTTTCGTTGGATAATCAAGGAGGGGGCTGACTCCCCTCTCTGCTCACCTTACCCCATAGTAATTATGAAAACTCAAACCGAACCACAACAACGAACCTACCAAGCCAATAGCCTGATCATCAACACGGTAGAAACCAACGATAATCAACTGGAAGTTTATCTCTGTTACTTGGACGGGTTTTCCATTCGCCAAATAAACAATATTAATGGCCTAGGTGCTTTACTCGGATTGGAGGGGGAACCAGAAAACTCCTTTGAGCCGTTCATCGTTCCACAGCACCGAATTAGAGATATCATCGACACTTTCTTTGTCTATTCAAAGCAGGTAGTAGAGTTAGTCAACAGAGATTTAGACCAAGATTAAGTCAGGAGAAAACTCATGGAACCAAAACCAAACAGAGAAAAAGCCATACTTTGGCTATCTGACGATGACTTAGAACTTATCGGCATTGACCCTGCCTCTATCTCAGATGAATTATTCGAAGCGATTGCAGAAGAACTCAAGGAATTTATCAACGAAGGCTTTCAACACGCCCTGATTCAAAGTGTTGAGTCAGCAAAAGTCAACCAGGAATCATGAACTATTGTCGAGGCTCCGTGCCTCTTTTTTTTGTTCTATAGGGAACTTCTTTATGTCTGTGCTAGCGCACGGTAGCCATGAACATAATCTCGAAAGGAGACTTCATGTTATTCGCTGTGTTAACACAAAAGAACTGGGCAAAAGCCAGAATTCGCTCGATTACTAACTATGATACTGTGACTAAAACCCTTCCTAAATATTCGTTTGACGATGTGGATATCGCTGTGATCGGAAAAGTGTCGATGAATGAAGATGAGTGGCTTGGTCTTGAGGTAGGACTCGGCACTATATATCGATATTGTCAAAAAGGGCTACCTGCGGAGGCTTACGACGAAGAGGGGAACATTACCTTACTATACGAGCCACCATCTCGGTCAGCCGATATTGGAGACTTGATTCAATTTGAAGATGGTCGAGTGTACCGAGTTGAACACGATGGCTATAAACTACTCCCCCATCAGCCAATTGTCCGATTATCCGAGAGTTTAATCGATAGACGATTAGTAGCTAATTTCCGCAGTATACCGAATTGGCATACTCATCGGGTATTTGAACATCAAGTCCTGCAAAGAAGTGATTTAGTGGTTGAAAAATGTGTGGACATCGCACAGCACATTTACTACCGAATCCGATAAGGTATCATCGCCGAAAAGAGAGACCGTTTAGGTTTCTCTTTTTCTTTTGAACCTGTCGTAAATTGCAAAGCATCGTAGGGTGGGCATGGCCCACCCTACAGGTAGCACTCACTCAGCGTATTCGACGCCTTTTACCTTGCCATTTTCGGCGCCGACCCTGCCTCCTTGATGAAGCAAGCAGTGTTTGGAGTGGAAAAGCTGACGACAATGCACGATGTATGCACGGGTAATGCACACAAAAGCACGATAAAAACGCTTCTTCACTAGCGTGAAAGCACAAAAACGTGCGCTTATAGTGCTGAAACGTGACTATTAAGTGCATCTTTTGGTTAAGTAAAAATACTCAAAAAGCATGAAAAATATTTTATGTCTTGTCAGGCTACACGATTGGAAAATAATCCGTGGGAATACGCCAGAGTTAAAAGACGCCTACATTTGCAGAGAGTGCCAAAGATGTGGAAGATTCGAGGTCAAATCCTACGCATCAAACTTCAAATGGCAAACACTAATGAAATAAGCATCAACAGGGATTGTCTATTAAGAATCCTGTTTTTTGCTAGCGCAAGGGATAAAGAAGTGTTTAAGAAAAACCATGAAAGTCTACACCGCTTACATAGTCACTGAGGAAGGAGTCAAAGAAGATGATCATTATGTTTACCAGAACAAGGAAAAAGCTAAAGAGGCAGCCCAAGCCTGGGGTTTACTAGAAAAGGCAAAGCATTGCGGAATAAAAGAAAAGCGTTATATCCCGAATTGAGGGATTTATCTTTGAATCCCTTTCTTTTTTTCAAACTGTTGTTGTACGAAATTTGTTATTCCTTGAATATAAGCCGTTGCTTTTTCCCTGAAAGCTGGAAAGTCTGGAGAGTCGTAGTCAGGGCGCTTAGCCGTCACTGTGGGTGACTGGGATAAAATCGCGGAGACATCATTCCGACTATTGTTATCGAGAAAGGCCAGTCTAGCAACGGCTGTATCTAATTCCTTACCTTGTAGATCACCGTGGTAGTGATTCTTTAATTTCTCAGTATACTCATTGTAACGAGCTTTGAAAAAGTTTCTCAGATTATCCATTTCAAGCTCTTTTGTGTATTCGGGGTCAGTTTTGACTTTATTCTGGTCAAGCTGCCAAGGATACCGCAAGGAGTCAGGTTCGACCTTCAGGCTACCTGTGTTAGACGGAGGTGTATCAAGGTTGGCATAAACCGTAAAAGATTCTTTGACCCCTTGCACCCCTTTTTGACCAATGAGTTTCCGAAATTGTGTAGCACTTTGCTTATCCAACTCGCCGATAGGTTTTCCGTCGAGACTAACTCGGAATTGTTGTCGATGTCGTCCGTCTTTGAAGGGGGTAATCTTGAGGTTAGCCTCTTTGCCGGTAAACACGGTGTCTTTGTACTGATTGTCTCTAACTTTACCGATTTTAAGCTCCGTGCCGTCTTTAAGAGTGGCGATCGCCTTGGCGGGGGGATCGGGGACGAATTCAGCTTTGAAAATCGTATCAATAGGATATCCAGGGGATTCTTGTTGAAGGGGACCAAGAAACTGACCTTCGACAGCGACTCCCCGCATCAGCTTAGTCCCATTCTTACTGGGGATTTCCTGCATCACCATTTCACATTCAAGCGTCTGACCCTGAAGGTCTTGTCCTTTGAGTTTGTTGGTATCGTACTGTAACCCCACTACTTGGAGTTGGTTGAGTTGAAGTTCTTTGAGTTGGGCTAAGGACTCTTCAGGAAATACTCGGAACGCAGCTAGAGCCTTCTTCGTAGCAAATTCACTCCGAGAGTGAGAGACGTGCCACATTCCTTGTGCAATCTGTTTTTTCTCCGCAGAATCATATTTATCTTGAATCGCTCTGGTGTAACTATCAAGCGATCGCCATGCCGCTTCAACTTGACTTTCGGTGATACCAGGGACGATTAAAGGTTCTGTTTTGAAAGGTTTAATCGTCTCGCCAGGCGTAGTAATGTCGTTGATAGCGACCGCCCCTAACAGCTTCTTTTCACCATCAATATGAGCGTAAGCAACCTCACGGTTAGGAATATCTAAATCGCCGGGTCGAGGGCTGATACTAACCGTAAGTTCCTGGTCAATGGCAATAGAAGGATCTCTCAAATCAGAGCGTGTAATAGGAATCTGCTGATCTTTCCAAGGCAAACGTAAATGAGTCTGAGCCAGTTCAGGATTGTTATTATAGATATTACTCATTTCCATGGCGTGTTTCAAACGGTCATTGAACTCGCCTTGAATTTCTTTGGCAATGTCGAGGTATTGGTCATCGGGCTTAGGAAAGAGATCACGGAAGGTATGAGTGAGGCGAGGTGTTATACTCAGCGTGCTTTCCATGAATTCAGTATTGACGGCTCGAAGCATGGTATCAATAGGAGAATAAGTCGTAACCATAGCAGGACGATCTAGAAACACATCTTGATCCTTCCTATCAGGCATAAACCCAACTTTGACGCAGTTACTCGCTGCTTTAATCACAGCGAATTTATCCATATTGGGTCGAGATGCTGATTTAGGACCATCAACAGCGACTTGAAGTTCGTTACCTAAGTCAGCAACGGCTCCTAACTGAATTGACCGAATCGTTGCTAATGCTCCATCAATATGACCAGAGTGAAGTTGCTTGACATCAGCTAACTGTGCTACGCGTTTCATTTGGCTAGAGTAGGTCTTAGGAATATTGGTTCCTTTTTTCTCAGCCTTGGCTAGAACTCCTCGATAATAGTAAGCAGCTTTCTTTACCATTTCTGGTTTTTCTTCATGAGGACGGGCATAGGTATCGTTGTAAATAGCAACGGACTTCATTATCTGATTAGCAATCAGGCCAATTTGATTGTCGGCACATTGAATAGCGATTTTCTCGAAAGAACCTTTATAGGGGACTTTATCGCGCTTAACGATATCAGGGTAACGGTTTTGAGGTAAAAGTTTTTCTTTGATTTCGGCGGCTAGGGCAGGGTATTTATCAGCCCGTTCATAAGCTAGGCGATCGCCGTCAAAGTCAGCTTGGAGGTGTTTGGCTGCGGTAGTTGGATTGATATGAATTGACCCGTTCAACCGCATGAGTTCTGGGATATGCTTGTTTTTCAGTATAATAACACCATTAGAATTGACTAAAGGCGATCGCGTAACAATAACCTCCTTGCCATCAGGGAGGTTAGGGGCACAGATTTCATCTTCGCCTAGCTTATTACTCGGCTGTGCCAAGGCTGATTTGATACGAACCCCACCAGAAAAACCTAATTCCTTCCATCGAGATTGAACAAAACCTTTAAGTTGGTCAACGACATAGGGATGTTCTAAGAGTTGACCGTGATTCTCCAGGTCAGTTTTTAGTAGCTTATACAGAGCTTCTTCGCTAGAAAGACGTGCCGGTTCTTCTTCAAACGCATCGAATAATGGCAAGAATTCTTTTTCTTCCTCAGTGGCTGTGGCTTGAAGCTCTTGCTTATCCTCGTAATACTTAATGAAGGCGTTTGCTAACGCAGCGGGACTATCGAGAGAATCTCGTAATTCCCGTGCTTTCTTTTTGACAATCGGCAAAATGTCCTGCTCGACCCCTTTGGGGTAATTGACCAAGACTTGGACCCCCAACTTTTGTTTACCATATTCGGCTTCTGTCTTAAGTCCGAGTCCAAGGTCTAACTTATAGCTTCCTGGATCGATGGATTGCTCGCCTTTCCTACCCTTGAACATACTAGAAGCCAAAATAAGGTCATACTCACCGAGATTCAGGTCTTTAACCACATTGGCATCGGCTTCGACTTTGATGCCTCTGTCGTTTCGGGTTGACCCCAGGTCATCGAGGCGAATATCAGGGGCTAATGTTCCTTTGGCAATACGAAACGCGTCATTTCCTTCTTGGGGTCTAATCCCTAGGCGAAACTGAATCGGAGTATTATCTTTGCCTGTCAATTCTTGGGCTAATTCAAAGCTCATTTTGCCATAGCAATCTCCAACGAGATTTTTAGCAAATTCTTTGTCATGGAGAACCCCACCACTGTTACCAGTCTCATCGTCAATCACTAAAACTCGTGCTTGTTTGATATCTAATCGTTTATTAACTGGTGTAAAAGGCAAAGACCCATAGGCCGCGCGATCGCTTGGCTTAGGAAACAATTGTTCCCCGACTATCTCATTAGAGTAATAGAGGCGCTTACCTGAAGAGAATTGAAGAGATCGATCAGGGCGAGGGGCTAAATCATTCTCTTTTACTGTTTCTGGGTCCATGTGACCAATTTGGAACTTAGCCTCTGGAAAGAGATACTCGGCAATACAGTTGTCGATTTTCTCATCAATATTAAGAGGTTGACCGGTTTTCGTGTCAAAATGAGTTAATTCTATGCCCATGA is from Crocosphaera subtropica ATCC 51142 and encodes:
- a CDS encoding DUF1036 domain-containing protein; this translates as MRTRLIARCVTLFGMLFLLASSALPVYANPYRAAVRVIPTFVRMLRIRATLEENLGRSSTSTYRERYPEFNEVWVRNNTNEPLWVVVHYLGDYGWTTEGWIEVPSRSVVPVAATENRYILFYAENDQGKYWGGDIPVEICNCAMRPNSASPYGEYYTEYFFEEDLGEQFSTYTLTFR
- a CDS encoding CopG family antitoxin, encoding MSKSLPKMTNDQDVEKLLAEDLTEYLTPENFQKNFTPTTFEFAPKDATISLRLSKDLLEAVKKASGERGIGYQKFIRESIEKAIQDV
- a CDS encoding BrnT family toxin produces the protein MSIAVEGFDWEEGNETKCQKHGVTLEEIEGFFQTQIYVAPDIKHSQDEDRFLAVGRLPSGRPLFVAFTLRNNLIRPISARYMHEKEAQQYEQISPQNDQ
- a CDS encoding DUF433 domain-containing protein; the encoded protein is MISALNEQSSIIRTERGLTITGTRITLYDVMDYLKAQYPPKLIREKLGLNNKQICSALAYIETHRTEVEAEYQECLQTAAEIRQYWEERNRERFAKIASMPPKPGQEDLRAKLQAWKNRIERGRASSGYCPSNYIR